Part of the Thermococcus barossii genome is shown below.
CGAGGCGGAAGACTATGACGTGGGCGGTGGAATCGTCGTTAACGTATCTGTAGTGCTCCTTCAGGGCTCTGATAAGTTCCTCCCTGCCCGAAAAGCCGTCCAGAAAAGCGTCCTCGTCGGTGAGCTCTCCAACCGTCTTGCTCTCGACCCTCTCGATTATGGCCTTCCCTATCGCGTAGCCGCCGGAGTGTATCAGAACCGTATCGCCCTCCTTCAGGTTCGGTTTTCTCCCAAGTCTAACCGTCGCCCTCTTCCTGCCCTTCAGTATGGCTTCAGCGTATCTGCCGTCAAATTCGAGGTGCTTCATCTCCCCTCACCGAGGAGCTTGAACCTAATGGCTATGACGCCGTAGCGGTTCTCCTTCCACTTGGGATACATGCCGTGAAACCTCTTAACGGCCCTCTCGAAGCTCGGCTCGTCGGGAAAGATTTTTCCTACCGGTTCCTCCCTCAAGACCTGTCGGAATGTTTCGTAGCGCTTGACCCCGGTTACCACGGCGGGAACCGAGTCGTTGAAGATTATCTTATCCCCCGGTTTTATACCTCTAAGCTGCGGATACGCCACCCGGACCTCTATCCTCTTCTCCCCGGACTTTATGTAGTCCAGGTACTCCTCGCGGACCCTCAGGTGATAGACCCTCATTTTTACCACATTCCGGCTTGACCTTCTCCTTAAAAGCTTAGCCGATGGAAACTTTTAAATCCTTTAGCACCGAAGAAAGGTTAGGTGTGAGAGATGAGACGAGCCCAGGGAGCCCTTGAGTACCTGTTCATGCTGGCGGCGGTTCTGATTCTGGTAACCATAGCCGCCAGGGTGGTTCTCAACGGCACGAGGAATCTCAACGAGGCGATATCAAACTACACAACCCAAGTAAGGAAGCAGATTCTCGAAGATCTATGAGGTGGAATCATGGATTACGTTCCCCTGCTTTTGGGGCTGGTTATGGGAGCCGTTACTTCGTACACTGACGTAAAGACCGGATTCGTTTTTGACAATCACATCTTTCCGACGCTCACTCTGATAGGAAAGCTCCTTGGATGGGAAGAGGAGGATGAGGAGGAAAGCCTTCCCGGGTGGATTCCCAAACTGATAATCCCCGCCGTTGAGGTCGGGGTGCTCTACTACCTTTACCTTGGGCTCAGCCAGGGAAACACACTCCTGGCCGCCTCCGGCTTCATTGGTCTCATACTGGGCTTCGTTCTCGGGTTGCTTCTCTACTACCTCGGCGCATGGGCCAGCGGCGATGCCGTTATACTGGCGGGCTTCTCGGCTCTCCTGCCATACGCGCCGGCAACCGCATCTATCGTTGCGCCCTACACCGTTGAGTATCCCCTCTACCCCCTAACCATACTGCTCAACAGCATCATCGCGATATTCCCCTTCATCTTCGTTTACGCCTTTGGGGTGCTCATCGCCAGAAGGAAGTTTGCCGAGCTGAGGGAGATATTCACCGACAGGGCACGGCTTACCCTCGAAGTATCCCTCTGGATAATGGCCGCCCTCGGGCTGAGGCTGATAATCCGCGAGACCGTAGGGGTTTCCATCGTCGGGCTGTGGTCATGGATATTCACAATCGCCGCGATATACGTCTTCGGAAGGTTCAGGAAGGTAGGAGACGCGGTAGGAATCGGGGTTTTGGCGTACCTGGCATATCAGGAACCAGTTACCACCGCGGAAGCGTTCCTGAAGCTCCTCGCCGTGCTGTACCTGTTCAAGGTCTTCTTTTCCCTCGTGAAGTTCATGCGCACCGAGGTTCTCATGGAAGAAGTAACTGTGGAGGAGCTCAGGGAGTGGGACATACTTGGCGAGACCGTCTTTGAGAAGGATGGAAAAATCCTCAGGGACAGAAACGACGCCTTCACAAGGATAAAGAACGCCCTTCTAAGTGCGGACCTGGGAGCACTTCATCCGGATTACGGAAGGGTGATAGCTTCCTCAAGTGCCGAAGGGCTGAGCGGGGAGCAGATAGAAGAGCTGAAGCGGCTCGTCGAGGAGGGGATGCTTGAGAACAGCTTTCTGAGAAAGAAGTCCATGCCCTTCGCACCGGCGCTCTTCCTCGGCTTTCTGATAAGCTACTTCTGGGGCGACATCTTCTGGTGGATTCAGCTGAAGATAGCCGGGATGTGAGAAAAGCCTTTAAATCCGCTGCCGAACATCAACCCGGCCCAACGTCCGCCCACCCCGCAGAGGAGTGAGGCGGGGGTTCCGGTCGGGCCAACAGGGGGATGACGAGCTTTTGCTTTGCTGAGCGGTGAGGAACACGCCCTTCACTGACCCCGCTCTTCTATGAGGCCCCGGATTATCTCCATGACCTCGTGGAGGCTTTCAACGTTGTGGTCGCCCTCAACACCCTCGTGCGGGTTTATGGCTATGCTCACATCGGCTTCCCTGAACATGCTCAGGTCGTTGAAGCCGTCCCCAACCGCTACGGTGAGTTCCGGTTTAAGCTCCTCCTTCAGCTCCCGGAGTATCGTCCCCTTGCTCTTGAAGTCAACGAGGGGATTGACCTTTCCGGTCAC
Proteins encoded:
- a CDS encoding ASCH domain-containing protein; its protein translation is MKHLEFDGRYAEAILKGRKRATVRLGRKPNLKEGDTVLIHSGGYAIGKAIIERVESKTVGELTDEDAFLDGFSGREELIRALKEHYRYVNDDSTAHVIVFRLVERFDKPVMSSDYAYEGNLPIEIAEKALEHLDLSGEDRKLLELFLKTGSLRKAAYRLGGLNKRYLIRDALRRAYGELKRRGIMGPKV
- a CDS encoding ASCH domain-containing protein, which produces MRVYHLRVREEYLDYIKSGEKRIEVRVAYPQLRGIKPGDKIIFNDSVPAVVTGVKRYETFRQVLREEPVGKIFPDEPSFERAVKRFHGMYPKWKENRYGVIAIRFKLLGEGR
- a CDS encoding class III signal peptide-containing protein, whose protein sequence is MRRAQGALEYLFMLAAVLILVTIAARVVLNGTRNLNEAISNYTTQVRKQILEDL
- a CDS encoding A24 family peptidase C-terminal domain-containing protein, which gives rise to MDYVPLLLGLVMGAVTSYTDVKTGFVFDNHIFPTLTLIGKLLGWEEEDEEESLPGWIPKLIIPAVEVGVLYYLYLGLSQGNTLLAASGFIGLILGFVLGLLLYYLGAWASGDAVILAGFSALLPYAPATASIVAPYTVEYPLYPLTILLNSIIAIFPFIFVYAFGVLIARRKFAELREIFTDRARLTLEVSLWIMAALGLRLIIRETVGVSIVGLWSWIFTIAAIYVFGRFRKVGDAVGIGVLAYLAYQEPVTTAEAFLKLLAVLYLFKVFFSLVKFMRTEVLMEEVTVEELREWDILGETVFEKDGKILRDRNDAFTRIKNALLSADLGALHPDYGRVIASSSAEGLSGEQIEELKRLVEEGMLENSFLRKKSMPFAPALFLGFLISYFWGDIFWWIQLKIAGM